A region from the Hippopotamus amphibius kiboko isolate mHipAmp2 chromosome 15, mHipAmp2.hap2, whole genome shotgun sequence genome encodes:
- the ICE1 gene encoding little elongation complex subunit 1 isoform X1, translating into MEIEGDLPACGNVGRARPGGAARRASGEDGRPEAAAQRREDGRPEAAAQRREDGRPEAAAQRRKDGAADSADHGPCLDEDLQAAVDFFRLPPPLLSPVPSPPLLSSPPLAALSPSLAPETYFGECTDSSDSDSARHRSTELVSEDDTPELRDPFSSSGKSKGTGTWEEKLQPREATQALNTMEGSKVTTVGFGTFTANLREPAAIFSFAREKHWTVSPEFMGEREDVLDEPGRQRQVRELDGSVHAERTHPKPMGSERVELSGSLAGEEGAALGTSDSHHRPLGPRPLSEPSAPEGKTPASAVIGSPKLEPTKWTLTGGTTAESGRLSASGHFQGPSRELEKEREAVRGFISGDPPGPGAAGAALVATGLGLEEALSSSSAAGASWLCGQPQSPPGLEEDGVPVATEAGPPELHRSERTLRAAAFNMLEVHPELLERPTGEGHLENSLRALSPVSAVSDSNGSRSSEVGCTTLVQGVSSICSLPHSVFLGAARGETGERQGLRVELTPSRSDFTFLAGPPSSLIRSGFGFAKSTSWHHSDLLRRGGEKRLRAQPEGGQEAVLSSESRGSASKPDPAGEDHRPAGFRAPASLLPNQVSVITKQARPETVQSARWEPSGPLRREPLVVTDIGNGARGMPSGARCGGESVHTAQRSREAAAAEGTAPGVSSLWRKSDRDPPGGSSPVENSHCSTGSKLSFSSEHIPVPYQDVVREAAVQEEVQTQSPRLPAANVDASRLDVGDFPATEATLSRGFPVGGTVRSSGEALAIAEDRPVVQHGPEERLQLLSPTPGGASPEGPGTTETTFSPASGRNEEEKCADAQSSLPGALYCYSGLREAGGGDTEVEESEALSCSEGESEPGAGLEGGQQSTAAASGGDLGAAGAGAAEARPSVEVGYLTSALQDFNISTLSDTDRLSTSEVVTFLESCQLRDYSSGDSVSECSSKGTLNKGMNKELKQSELSGEKDTKQLCEEETLETSEECVESEEDDCSLRSMGQLTQCSLDQTLSEVLARIKQELQTNQEDTGGKDAGDLLLLNVPDGVTAEHVEEQVPPLETTGSSSPPVTAGSHTQGGSPTRGGPDHENTQSRSEGNVEVIRPMDGGEEGPSEPTEPSLLCGNSGAGLAGMTFQCQIATVTSEVINVLINKDQNLVIEKGDNWTIINGVALMPNVDQVILCDAAEDAPVSPDPEGLAAGFVSVPSVEKSPETGHLGPPFQELQCGSVVAGTQDISSSGQSTNFDKSRLRNRPVKPSVRISSEIYDQNFESQTVPSDHTYYNSKLEPLGKNKNQSKISSRDQSNKPVKTSASSRVQTTQSEVAPSFSGERGNGKSQRSQTQTVLASADTSTPADCCADTLSKIRQEVGPPLPPLLAPLIATPPRTSQPASPLMSSSSPSSPTSPRGPVSPPCAIPVPPLVSPVPEEPGHSSPPLTSPSLSPSTAPASDRVLSSPLQFCAATPKHALPVPGRLPPCASAHPAAAVPQENSVKILDTMYPELSARARTLNILKGNIQLTRGPPADCKNLPGPVTAITGFKAIASSSTAFVKAGGGSGADRKQDKSRDVGPPQDSGGKRALSAGTPRSAKRLRLDSGSPEPEPASKGDSRSPRRNPSQAAAVRTEEGRRPLPAVGTVSQAPLNRKETIESQDRAIAEALKKIAESSFDLLPVIRSHVYVGNISKKPVMRDQEKEVVYEFSTTKKHLAECLLHSILSELKVQKMSVEHNYIHALCRVYVGICRQLGDLERARLFCYSLLKEGFPESEKLTLFIANMWHDIFLSQSVISKAMQLVARQRAKGEVLNCLRAFLSWEKNAPVDVGFMVSKLLLTIQLCPKTEFQSSERFGEDLSDATWEYICAIDLLCCHQKWVWTHDNIISKELWPVMDKWIKYRKGHANIAYTPDVIIASILRLIGRLGQLGLKEGFPSAVKNISAVIGMFIQHAQDEDIPWGIQLAAVYALCDLSPSNPAEISKILEAWRTETSRCVPTAVLSSLEEVSALCAEEHG; encoded by the exons ATACACCTGAGTTGCGGGATCCTTTTAGCTCATCTGGGAAAAGTAAAGGAACTGGAACATGGGAGGAAAAGCTCCAACCACGCGAAGCCACCCAAGCTCTAAATACAATGGAAGGCAGTAAGGTGACAACAGTTGGGTTTGGGACATTTACAGCAAACCTGAGAGAACCTGCAGCCATATTCTCCTTCGCTCGTGAGAAGCACTGGACAGTGTCACCTGAGTTCATGGGTGAGAGAGAAGATGTCTTGGATGAGCCGGGAAGACAGAGACAGGTCAGGGAGCTGGACGGGTCGGTGCACGCGGAGAGGACACATCCTAAACCCATGGGCAGCGAGCGTGTTGAGCTGTCGGGCAGCCTGGCTGGAGAGGAGGGTGCGGCTCTCGGGACGTCAGACTCGCATCACCGTCCCCTGGGCCCGCGGCCACTGAGTGAGCCTAGTGCCCCTGAAGGAAAGACGCCAGCATCCGCAGTGATAGGATCACCCAAGTTAGAGCCGACCAAGTGGACGCTCACTGGTGGAACCACTGCTGAATCTGGTCGCCTGTCAGCTTCTGGTCATTTTCAGGGACCGTCTAGAGaattagagaaggaaagagaagcggTGCGAGGGTTCATTTCGGGAGACCCCCCTGGCCCGGGAGCAGCAGGGGCGGCACTGGTTGCCACGGGGCTTGGCCTGGAGGAGGCGTTGTCTTCCTCCTCGGCCGCGGGAGCCTCGTGGCTCTGCGGTCAACCCCAGTCTCCCCCGGGGTTGGAGGAGGATGGTGTGCCTGTTGCTACTGAAGCCGGCCCTCCCGAACTGCATCGCTCAGAACGGACGCTGCGGGCTGCTGCGTTTAACATGCTGGAGGTGCATCCTGAGCTCCTGGAGCGCCCCACAGGGGAAGGCCATCTGGAGAACAGCTTACGTGCTCTGAGCCCGGTGTCGGCGGTGTCCGATTCTAACGGTTCGAGGAGCAGCGAGGTGGGATGTACGACTCTTGTGCAGGGCGTGAGCAGTATCTGCTCACTCCCACACTCAGTGTTCCTGGGAGCCGCACGAGGCGAGACAGGTGAAAGGCAAGGTCTGAGGGTCGAGCTCACACCGAGCCGGTCGGATTTCACATTTTTGGCAGGGCCTCCATCTAGCTTGATCAGGAGTGGCTTCGGCTTTGCTAAAAGCACTTCGTGGCACCACAGTGATCTGTTACGTCGAGGTGGCGAAAAGAGGCTGAGGGCTCAACCCGAAGGTGGACAAGAGGCAGTGTTGTCCTCAGAAAGTAGAGGCTCAGCATCCAAGCCTGACCCTGCCGGAGAGGATCACCGTCCTGCGGGATTCAGGGCCCCTGCATCCTTGTTGCCTAACCAGGTGTCAGTTATCACCAAGCAGGCGCGGCCTGAAACCGTGCAGAGTGCACGATGGGAACCCTCAGGACCACTGAGGAGGGAGCCCCTCGTGGTGACAGACATTGGTAATGGGGCTCGTGGGATGCCATCTGGAGCAAGATGTGGTGGGGAGAGCGTGCACACGGCACAGAGGAGCAGGGAGGCGGCCGCTGCAGAGGGCACTGCCCCGGGAGTGTCCTCCTTGTGGAGAAAATCAGATCGTGACCCTCCCGGGGGTTCTTCACCAGTGGAAAATTCCCATTGTTCCACAGGTAGTAAATTATCTTTCTCTTCTGAACATATCCCGGTCCCATACCAAGATGTCGTGAGAGAAGCTGCAGTGCAGGAAGAGGTGCAGACGCAGAGCCCGCGTCTTCCTGCCGCAAATGTGGACGCATCCAGGTTGGATGTGGGTGACTTTCCAGCTACGGAGGCGACACTGTCAAGAGGCTTTCCTGTTGGAGGCACAGTCAGGTCCtctggggaggccctggccatTGCAGAGGACCGACCTGTTGTGCAGCACGGCCCAGAAGAGCGCCTGCAGCTGTTGTCTCCGACTCCTGGTGGTGCTTCTCCTGAAGGTCCAGGCACCACAGAGACTACCTTTTCACCAGCGTCTGGCAGAAACGAGGAGGAGAAATGTGCTGACGCGCAGAGCAGCCTTCCTGGTGCCCTGTACTGTTACTCCGGCCTCcgggaggcggggggcggggacacCGAGGTGGAAGAGAGCGAGGCACTGAGCTGCAGCGAGGGGGAGAGCGAGCCTGGAGCTGGGCTGGAGGGCGGCCAGCAGAGCACGGCTGCGGCCTCTGGAGGAGACCTGGGAGCTGCAGGTGCCGGCGCGGCCGAGGCCAGACCTTCCGTCGAGGTGGGGTACCTGACCTCCGCTCTGCAGGACTTCAACATCAGTACTCTCTCTGACACAGACAGACTTTCCACATCCGAGGTCGTGACGTTTCTTGAAAGTTGTCAGTTAAGAGATTATAGTTCAGGGGACTCTGTGTCGGAATGTTCTAGCAAAGGAACCCTAAATAAAGGAATGAACAAGGAATTAAAGCAAAGTGAACTATCAGGAGAAAAGGACACAAAGCAGCTGTGTGAAGAAGAAACACTGGAAACCTCTGAAGAGTGCGTTGAGTCGGAGGAAGACGACTGTTCTTTAAGGAGCATGGGTCAGCTCACACAGTGCTCCTTGGACCAGACGCTGTCCGAGGTGCTCGCCAGGATCAAACAGGAACTACAGACCAACCAGGAGGACACGGGTGGGAAGGATGCTGGTGACTTGCTGCTCTTAAATGTACCTGACGGCGTGACAGCAGAACACGTGGAAGAGCAAGTTCCACCTCTGGAAACAACTGGCTCCTCTTCACCCCCAGTGACGGCTGGCTCGCACACTCAGGGCGGTTCTCCCACTCGTGGTGGACCTGACCATGAAAACACACAAAGCAGGTCTGAGGGTAACGTGGAAGTGATCAGGCCGATGGACGGTGGAGAAGAAGGCCCATCAGAACCCACTGAGCCCTCACTCCTGTGCGGTAACTCAGGCGCGGGGCTGGCAGGAATGACATTTCAGTGTCAGATCGCTACAGTGACCTCTGAGGTTATAAACGTGCTGATAAATAAGGATCAGAATCTAGTCATTGAGAAGGGGGACAACTGGACCATCATCAACGGGGTGGCTCTCATGCCAAATGTGGACCAGGTTATCCTGTGTGATGCTGCTGAAGACGCCCCTGTTTCCCCGGATCCAGAAGGGCTGGCAGCGGGTTTCGTTTCAGTTCCTTCTGTGGAGAAGTCCCCAGAGACCGGTCACCTGGGCCCTCCTTTTCAGGAGCTCCAGTGTGGCAGTGTTGTGGCCGGAACCCAGGATATTTCAAGCAGTGGTCAGAGTACGAACTTTGATAAAAGTCGTTTGCGGAATAGACCTGTTAAACCCAGCGTGAGGATTAGCTCTGAGATATACGATCAAAACTTTGAGTCTCAGACTGTTCCGTCTGATCACACTTACTATAACTCAAAACTAGAGCCATTGGGCAAAAATAAGAATCAATCAAAGATTTCAAGCAGAGATCAGTCAAACAAACCAGTAAAGACTTCAGCATCGAGCAGAGTGCAGACTACTCAGAGTGAAGTTGCTCCATCATTTTCAGGGGAAAGAGGTAATGGAAAAAGTCAGAGGAGTCAAACGCAGACCGTCCTAGCCAGCGCTGACACATCCACTCCTGCGGACTGCTGCGCGGACACGCTGAGTAAGATCCGGCAGGAGGTGgggccccccctgccccccttgCTGGCTCCCCTGATCGCCACGCCTCCGCGGACTTCACAGCCAGCTTCTCCGCTGATGTCAAGTTCCAGCCCCTCCTCGCCCACCTCGCCCCGTGGCCCAGTTTCTCCGCCATGTGCGATCCCGGTGCCGCCTCTGGTGTCTCCCGTGCCGGAGGAGCCGGGGCACTCCTCTCCTCCACTCACGTCCCCGTCCCTGTCCCCGTCCACTGCTCCAGCCAGTGACAGGGTCTTGTCATCTCCTTTGCAGTTTTGTGCTGCGACCCCCAAGCACGCCCTCCCCGTGCCCGGCCGCCTGCCCCCGTGTGCCTCTGCCCATCCTGCGGCGGCAGTGCCCCAGGAGAATTCCGTGAAGATCCTGGACACCATGTACCCAGAGTTGTCCGCCAGGGCCCGCACCCTCAACATCCTCAAAGGGAACATTCAGCTCACTCGAGGCCCGCCGGCTGACTGCAAGAACTTACCAGGGCCCGTCACCGCCATCACGGGCTTCAAAGCCATCGCTTCAAGCTCAACCGCCTTTGTGAAAGCGGGGGGCGGCTCTGGCGCTGACCGGAAGCAGGATAAGTCGAGAGATGTGGGCCCTCCGCAGGATTCAGGGGGGAAAAGGGCACTGTCGGCGGGGACACCGCGGAGTGCTAAGAGGTTGCGCCTGGACAGCGGGTCCCCAGAGCCAGAGCCCGCCTCGAAGGGCGACAGCCGGAGCCCCCGAAGGAACCCCTCCCAGGCTGCAGCTGTGAGGACAGAGGAGGGGAGGCGTCCTCTCCCGGCCGTCGGTACAGTCTCACAGGCCCCTCTCAACCGCAAAGAAACCATCGAGTCCCAGGACAGAGCCATAGCGGAGGCTCTGAAGAAGATCGCGGAGTCGTCCTTCGACCTGTTGCCGGTCATTCGTAGTCACGTGTATGTGGGAAACATCTCCAAAAAGCCTGTGATGCGAGATCAAGAGAAAGAAGTTGTTTATGAATTTAGCACAACAAAGAAG CATTTAGCAGAGTGTTTGCTTCACTCCATTCTCTCAGAGCTGAAAGTTCAGAAGATGTCTGTGGAGCACAATTACATCCATGCCCTCTGCAGGGTGTATGTGGGTATTTGTCGGCAGCTGGGAGACTTGGAAAGAGCTCGCTTGTTTTGCTACAGCTTACTTAAGGAAG gTTTTCCAGAGTCTGAAAAATTGACTTTGTTCATCGCAAACatgtggcatgatatatttctctCTCAGTCGGTGATTAGTAAGGCAATGCAGTTGGTAGCCAGGCAGCGTGCTAAAGGAGAGGTTCTGAACTGTTTGCGAGCTTTCCTCAGTTGGGAGAAG AATGCTCCTGTAGATGTTGGCTTCATGGTTTCTAAGCTGCTTTTGACCATACAGTTATGTCCAAAGACAGAATTTCAGTCCAGTGAAAGATTCGGTGAGGACCTGAGTGATGCCACGTGGGAGTACATCTGCGCCATCGACTTGCTGTGCTGCCATCAGAAGTGGGTGTGGACACACGACAACATCATCAG TAAGGAGCTGTGGCCTGTAATGGATAAGTGGATAAAATACAGGAAAGGACATGCAAACATTGCATACACTCCTGATGTTATTATAGCATCAATCCTGAGGCTCATTG gtCGTTTAGGCCAGTTGGGTTTGAAGGAAGGGTTTCCATCTGCTGTGAAAAATATCAGTGCGGTTATTGGTATGTTTATACAGCATGCTCAGGATGAAG ACATACCGTGGGGCATCCAGCTGGCAGCCGTGTACGCTCTGTGCGACTTGAGTCCCAGCAACCCGGCGGAGATCTCCAAGATCTTGGAAGCCTGGCGCACAGAGACCTCTCGCTGCGTCCCGACCGCGGTGCTCAGCTCCCTGGAGGAGGTCAGCGCGCTGTGCGCGGAGGAGCATGGCTGA